A region from the Gossypium hirsutum isolate 1008001.06 chromosome A08, Gossypium_hirsutum_v2.1, whole genome shotgun sequence genome encodes:
- the LOC107936293 gene encoding uncharacterized protein, producing MDENKFVVSLMIIFLGFSYLLNSSAAVPVTRCSMPNNKKLLPSSPSAQDVVVQDVMKLSGSEEVIEEGEALNNERMLLASTDYSGPGANKNHDPKTPGTG from the exons atggatgaGAACAAATTTGTTGTTAGTTTGATGATCATTTTTCTGGGTTTTTCTTATCTCCTCAATTCTTCTGCTGCTGTTCCTGTAACAA GATGCTCCATGCCAAATAATAAGAAACTCCTCCCTTCTTCTCCTTCTGCTCAAGATGTTGTTGTTCAG GATGTAATGAAATTGAGTGGAAGTGAGGAAGTAATAGAGGAAGGGGAAGCATTAAATAACGAAAGGATGTTATTGGCAAGCACAGATTATTCAGGACCTGGTGCAAACAAGAACCATGATCCTAAAACTCCAGGAACAGGTTAA